A single region of the Neodiprion pinetum isolate iyNeoPine1 chromosome 5, iyNeoPine1.2, whole genome shotgun sequence genome encodes:
- the RhoGAPp190 gene encoding rho GTPase-activating protein 190 isoform X1, protein MARKTDNVRGINVAVVGLSGTEKDKGQLGVGKSCLCNRFMRSLSDDYSVDHISVLSQSDFSGRVVNNDHFLYWGEVVKSSEDGTDFQFQVIEHTEFIDDASFQPFKGGKMEPYAKRCAATKITSAEKLMYICKNQLGIEKEYEQKVLPDGKLNIDGFICVFDVSVVPHRSIEKQVEIVANILNNLVKTKKPVVLVTTKNDDANEQYVKEAEKLVTRKEYKGGILIVETSAHENINIELSFMILAQLIDKTKMRSKVIPFAEAARARKELLDASTESLQRLIRIHVTDYRALWSQASKKLSQHKEFVAFVQLFGIDATQRLFRRHIKKLKDEQMAKKIQGYLDMLPDVLHEICPDIANLINEEWSTVQQFIKEHPDFHQYFYECPEDIPWIDYDFGENNGSKIPYDVLETPEAETVFKNHVNALQQEQKRLEWKKQFKQLLEETGYVTPGKHLSEVRVLFMGRECFEALSHVDCQEIYDQHQKEIIEKAKHNFQELLLEHADLFYHFKSIAPSGTITQDDIKEITDALVDDFRYKALDRLDQDRKLMLFQHLGFVHCPIREHCPAFPNCMDALIERILGTKAHRPSSWNHSSQWQLTSDNNQLNLVILGYNGLGEEFACEIKAQTEDDEVEIDMQIYTLGYRVIEGDVGLPHNSFTTSDFMPHGSFCIYSNEESFEYIRSSLEKTLLSNLEQEDRLPFQGLPIVIMFVADACIDEMEALRLREEGQNLADSLQCPFIDVCVEELEQNKRFPAALVKDALQQLIQSINHRAGFLNIYQSVIECLEPDIRIIMCMFCGDPYSVENVLGPLLSHQCCFLSGDRSIVLETFLGESKRRVAVIISSFHGANAFRDELVHGFILVYSTKRKASLATLNAFSMNIPNLPIQIMAVTDTGGANAFFNSDLSHLLITEGNATADRLQAHFMTSASSCQQKTAFYTPFFKEVWEKKPEIEQAFNMEEPGNLNDSGEGTLEYSALHPMPPPRHESYHLQTPDDGMSVTFRSGSESYEQLTPDGDLGESGLIEHFHDNRATPSDDSDIYSHVDFHREDADRELLIKGADVTSKLTGWMKETFMPQDGGINRYSHRAFTTGRRNISQTKPRPKGNSQTLKQPGKINLKDFSNVTDVIGRMKIGEKDEHGSKINLGHAPLATPELVDLGSEYAQVKDVVPNLYTPYEGDYMYTLVHDPLGNNKSKLRHRREKGQPSFSESDSDSSSPERQRPMEFLGKGNKKSLTHKRIRKKRTAIPVATPKVPLLSSLGGGEGITRLNYTIKEDKNWRHDTMERVSSETPDSSESSEPDHLSGPRIKPRKSAVQNLRKRFGNLSAQQEYSSTMLQHHLNTKHMSQEALGAPYKPRMDNAYGNMPDDESSLEVSSPREINSPSFGILTKGKDGDKLARKKDKQKAKEDEKLEKRRQKEEKLKRNAEKEKEREKKKQQKQKNTKGGSAGTISGQSQQQLLIEDFAQSETNRIPLFLEKCVQFIEDEGLDSEGIYRVPGNRAHVELLFQKFEEDGNIDIHSLDIPVNAVATALKDFFSKRLPPLIDKERMSELEDISGARAISKPMSATCMNMEDRSGRLLALRHMLKKLNPINFDVLKYIFQHFVKVAENCKSNSMDSKNLAICWWPTLLPIEFNDMGRFEAMRPFLEDVVQTMIDQYPFLFCGKEAIVMV, encoded by the exons ATGGCACGAAAAACTGATAATGTTCGAGGCATCAATGTCGCCGTTGTTGGACTCTCTGGGACTGAAAAAGACAAGGGGCAATTAGGAGTCGGAAAATCTTGTCTCTGTAATCGATTTATGCGATCACTTAGCGACGACTACAGTGTTGATCATATATCGGTATTGTCGCAG TCGGATTTCAGCGGTCGAGTTGTTAACAACGATCATTTTCTATATTGGGGCGAGGTTGTCAAGTCCTCCGAAGACGGCACAGATTTTCAGTTCCAAGTTATTGAGCACACAGAATTTATCGACGACGCGTCATTTCAGCCGTTCAAAGGTGGGAAGATGGAGCCTTACGCTAAACGGTGCGCGGCCACAAAGATAACCAGTGCCGAAAAGCTGATGTATATATGTAAGAATCAGCTCGGCATAGAGAAAGAATACGAGCAGAAAGTGTTGCCGGATGGAAAGCTTAACATCGATGGATTTATATGTGTATTCGACGTTAGCGTTGTGCCTCACAGGTCGATAGAAAAGCAGGTAGAAATCGTTGCgaatatattgaacaatttgGTGAAGACAAAGAAGCCTGTGGTGTTGGTAACTACTAAAAATGACGACGCTAACGAACAGTACGTCAAGGAAGCAGAGAAGCTGGTAACGAGGAAAGAGTACAAAGGTGGAATTCTTATAGTCGAAACTTCGGCGcacgaaaatataaacattgaaCTTTCTTTTATGATACTGGCACAACTTATCGACAAAACTAAAATGCGCAGCAAAGTTATTCCCTTTGCCGAAGCCGCTAGAGCCAGAAAAGAGCTCCTCGACGCATCTACAGAATCTCTGCAGAGACTAATACGAATTCACGTTACCGATTACCGTGCCCTCTGGTCTCAGGCATCTAAGAAATTATCTCAACACAAGGAATTCGTTGCTTTTGTACAACTCTTTGGCATCGACGCTACTCAGAGGCTGTTCAGGCGGCATattaagaaattgaaagacGAACAAATGGCCAAGAAAATTCAAGGCTATTTGGATATGTTACCGGATGTACTTCACGAAATTTGTCCGGATATTGCAAATCTGATTAACGA agagTGGTCAACCGTTCAACAATTCATAAAAGAGCATCCAGATTTTCATCAGTATTTCTACGAATGTCCCGAAGATATACCGTGGATAGATTAtgattttggtgaaaataacGGCTCTAAGATACCCTACGACGTTCTAGAGACGCCGGAGGCTGAGACTGTGTTTAAAAATCACGTCAACGCTCTTCAACAAGAGCAAAAACGCTTGGA aTGGAAGAAACAGTTCAAACAGCTACTTGAAGAAACTGGGTACGTTACACCGGGCAAACACTTGTCGGAAGTCAGAGTTTTGTTCATGGGTAGAGAATGTTTCGAGGCATTGTCTCACGTCGATTGCCAAGAAATTTATGATCAGCATCAGAAAGAAATTATCGAAAAGGCGAAGCACAATTTTCAG GAGCTGCTTCTTGAACACGCAGatcttttttatcatttcaaaAGTATAGCACCGTCTGGAACAATTACTCAGGATGATATAAAGGAAATAACCGATGCCCTGGTCGATGATTTTAG GTATAAGGCTTTGGATAGGCTAGATCAAGACAGAAAATTAATGTTGTTTCAACATCTGGGTTTCGTCCACTGTCCGATCAGAGAACACTGTCCGGCGTTTCCAAATTGTATGGATGCTTTGATCGAGCGTATTTTAGGAACAAAAGCGCACag GCCATCTTCTTGGAACCACAGTAGTCAATGGCAGCTAACTTCCGATAATAATCAATTGAATTTGGTTATCTTGGGGTATAATGGACTGGGCGAAGAATTTGCATGCGAAATAAAAGCCCAGACTGAGGACGACGAGGTTGAAATTGACATGCAAATATACACTCTCGGTTATAGAGTTATCGAGGGTGATGTCGGTCTTCCTCACAATTCTTTCACGACCTCAGATTTCATGCCTCACG GATCATTTTGTATCTACTCAAACGAGGAATCCTTCGAATACATTCGATCTTCTCTTGAAAAGACTTTATTGTCCAACTTGGAACAGGAAGACAGGCTTCCCTTTCAAGGTCTCCCTATCGTTATCATGTTTGTAGCAGATGCCTGTATCGACGAAATGGAAGCCTTGAGGCTTCGCGAAGAAGGACAGAATTTAGCTGACAG cTTACAATGTCCATTCATCGATGTATGCGTCGAAGAATTGGAACAGAACAAAAGGTTTCCCGCCGCGCTGGTCAAAGACGCCCTGCAGCAGTTGATACAATCTATAAATCATCGAGCAGGATTTCTGAACATATATCAAAGCGTAATCGAGTGCTTAGAGCCGGACATAAG AATAATAATGTGCATGTTTTGCGGAGATCCGTACTCAGTGGAAAATGTTCTCGGCCCGTTACTTAGTCATCAATGCTGCTTCTTGAGCGGCGATCGCTCCATCGTGTTGGAGACATTTTTGGGCGAATCTAAAAGACGCGTCGCTGTTATTATATCTAGCTTTCACGGAGCTAACGCTTTCAGAGACGAACTAGTTCACGGCTTTATACTCGTCTATTCGACGAAAAGGAAAGCCTCTCTTGCTACGCTAAA TGCATTCTCAATGAACATTCCAAATCTGCCGATTCAAATAATGGCTGTGACGGACACTGGCggagcaaatgcttttttcaaTTCAGATCTGAGTCATTTATTGATAACTGAAGGTAACGCGACTGCCGATAGACTGCAGGCGCATTTCATGACTTCTGCTTCGAGTTGTCAACAAAAAA CCGCTTTCTACACTCCGTTCTTCAAGGAGgtttgggaaaaaaaaccgGAGATTGAGCAGGCCTTCAACATGGAGGAACCCGGCAATTTAAACGACAGTGGCGAAGGAACGCTGGAATACTCCGCTCTGCATCCAATGCCACCGCCTAGGCATGAAAGTTATCACCTTCAGACGCCCGACGACGG TATGTCTGTTACTTTTAGGAGTGGGTCTGAATCTTACGAGCAACTTACACCCGACGGTGATCTTGGGGAGTCGGGGCTTATTGAACATTTCCACGATAACAGAGCGACACCGAGCGACGACAGCGATATTTACAGCCACGTTGACTTTCATCGAGAGGATGCGGACAGGGAACTGTTAATAAAAGGCGCAGACGTGACCAGCAAATTAACTG GGTGGATGAAAGAGACGTTTATGCCTCAAGACGGGGGAATAAACAGATATTCTCATCGGGCGTTTACAACCGGTCGTCGCAATATATCTCAAACAAAACCTCGGCCGAAGGGAAATAGTCAGACGTTGAAACAACctgggaaaataaatttaaaagacTTTTCAAACGTCACGGATGTCATTGGAAGGATGAAGATAGGTGAAAAAGACGAACACGgctcaaaaattaatttgggTCACGCGCCGTTAGCTACACCTGAATTAGTTGATCTCGGTTCAGAATATGCACAAGTTAAAGACGTCGTTCCAAATTTGTACACGCCTTACGAGGGTGATTACATGTACACCCTAGTTCACGATCCCCTTGGCAACAATAAATCGAAATTACGACATCGGCGAGAAAAAGGACAGCCAT CTTTCAGCGAGTCTGACTCGGATTCGAGTTCTCCAGAGCGGCAAAGGCCAATGGAATTCTTAGGTAAAGGTAACAAAAAATCATTGACGCACAAACGAATACGCAAAAAACGTACAGCTATACCTGTAGCTACCCCAAAAGTTCCGTTATTGTCAAGTTTGGGAGGCGGTGAAGGCATAACGCGACTCAATTATACGATTAAAGAGGACAAAAATTGGCGACATGATACCATGGAGAGAG TTTCCAGCGAAACTCCTGACAGCTCGGAGTCCAGTGAGCCTGATCATCTGTCCGGGCCACGAATTAAACCGCGCAAATCGGCTGTGCAGAATTTGAGAAAGCGATTTGGTAATCTTTCGGCACAACAAGAGTATTCATCCACCATGTTACAGCACCACCTGAACACTAAGCACATGTCTCAAGAGGCTCTTGGTGCACCTT ATAAACCGAGGATGGATAATGCTTACGGCAACATGCCTGACGACGAGTCTAGCCTGGAAGTTTCTTCCCCGAGGGAAATAAATTCTCCAAGT tTCGGCATATTGACCAAAGGTAAGGACGGCGATAAATTGGcgagaaaaaaagacaaacaaAAGGCCAaagaggatgaaaaattggaGAAGAGAAGACAGAAGGAGGAGAAGCTGAAAAGGAACGCGGAGAAGGAAAAGGAgcgggagaaaaagaaacagcaaaaacaaaagaacaCAAAGGGCGGAAGCGCTGGTACGATATCCGGCCAATCTCAGCAACAGCTTCTCATCGAGGACTTTGCACAAAGCGAGACGAATCGGATTCCACTTTTCCTTGAAAAATGCGTACAGTTCATCGAAGACGAAGGGTTGGACTCTGAGGGTATCTATAGAGTGCCAGGCAACAGAGCACACGTTGAACTTTTATTCCAGAAATTTGAGGAAG ATGGCAACATAGACATTCATTCCCTCGATATTCCGGTAAATGCAGTTGCCACCGCTCTTAAAGATTTCTTTTCAAAGAGGCTACCACCTCTTATTGACAAGGAACGAATGAGCGAGCTTGAGGACATTTCTG GGGCACGTGCGATCAGTAAACCAATGTCAGCTACTTGCATGAACATGGAAG atcGTAGCGGAAGACTGCTCGCTTTGAGACACAtgcttaaaaaattaaatccgATAAATTTTGAcgttctgaaatatatttttcagcattttGTAAA gGTAGCTGAGAATTGCAAATCGAATAGCATGGATAGTAAAAATTTAGCTATTTGTTGGTGGCCGACTTTGTTACCAATTGAATTCAACGACATGGGAAGGTTCGAGGCGATGAGGCCGTTCCTAGAAGACGTAGTTCAGACAATGATCGACCAATATCCGTTCCTCTTTTGTGGGAAAGAAGCTATCGTAATGGTTTAG
- the RhoGAPp190 gene encoding rho GTPase-activating protein 190 isoform X4 produces the protein MARKTDNVRGINVAVVGLSGTEKDKGQLGVGKSCLCNRFMRSLSDDYSVDHISVLSQSDFSGRVVNNDHFLYWGEVVKSSEDGTDFQFQVIEHTEFIDDASFQPFKGGKMEPYAKRCAATKITSAEKLMYICKNQLGIEKEYEQKVLPDGKLNIDGFICVFDVSVVPHRSIEKQVEIVANILNNLVKTKKPVVLVTTKNDDANEQYVKEAEKLVTRKEYKGGILIVETSAHENINIELSFMILAQLIDKTKMRSKVIPFAEAARARKELLDASTESLQRLIRIHVTDYRALWSQASKKLSQHKEFVAFVQLFGIDATQRLFRRHIKKLKDEQMAKKIQGYLDMLPDVLHEICPDIANLINEEWSTVQQFIKEHPDFHQYFYECPEDIPWIDYDFGENNGSKIPYDVLETPEAETVFKNHVNALQQEQKRLEWKKQFKQLLEETGYVTPGKHLSEVRVLFMGRECFEALSHVDCQEIYDQHQKEIIEKAKHNFQELLLEHADLFYHFKSIAPSGTITQDDIKEITDALVDDFRYKALDRLDQDRKLMLFQHLGFVHCPIREHCPAFPNCMDALIERILGTKAHRPSSWNHSSQWQLTSDNNQLNLVILGYNGLGEEFACEIKAQTEDDEVEIDMQIYTLGYRVIEGDVGLPHNSFTTSDFMPHGSFCIYSNEESFEYIRSSLEKTLLSNLEQEDRLPFQGLPIVIMFVADACIDEMEALRLREEGQNLADSLQCPFIDVCVEELEQNKRFPAALVKDALQQLIQSINHRAGFLNIYQSVIECLEPDIRIIMCMFCGDPYSVENVLGPLLSHQCCFLSGDRSIVLETFLGESKRRVAVIISSFHGANAFRDELVHGFILVYSTKRKASLATLNAFSMNIPNLPIQIMAVTDTGGANAFFNSDLSHLLITEGNATADRLQAHFMTSASSCQQKTAFYTPFFKEVWEKKPEIEQAFNMEEPGNLNDSGEGTLEYSALHPMPPPRHESYHLQTPDDGMSVTFRSGSESYEQLTPDGDLGESGLIEHFHDNRATPSDDSDIYSHVDFHREDADRELLIKGADVTSKLTGWMKETFMPQDGGINRYSHRAFTTGRRNISQTKPRPKGNSQTLKQPGKINLKDFSNVTDVIGRMKIAFSESDSDSSSPERQRPMEFLGKGNKKSLTHKRIRKKRTAIPVATPKVPLLSSLGGGEGITRLNYTIKEDKNWRHDTMERVSSETPDSSESSEPDHLSGPRIKPRKSAVQNLRKRFGNLSAQQEYSSTMLQHHLNTKHMSQEALGAPYKPRMDNAYGNMPDDESSLEVSSPREINSPSFGILTKGKDGDKLARKKDKQKAKEDEKLEKRRQKEEKLKRNAEKEKEREKKKQQKQKNTKGGSAGTISGQSQQQLLIEDFAQSETNRIPLFLEKCVQFIEDEGLDSEGIYRVPGNRAHVELLFQKFEEDGNIDIHSLDIPVNAVATALKDFFSKRLPPLIDKERMSELEDISGARAISKPMSATCMNMEDRSGRLLALRHMLKKLNPINFDVLKYIFQHFVKVAENCKSNSMDSKNLAICWWPTLLPIEFNDMGRFEAMRPFLEDVVQTMIDQYPFLFCGKEAIVMV, from the exons ATGGCACGAAAAACTGATAATGTTCGAGGCATCAATGTCGCCGTTGTTGGACTCTCTGGGACTGAAAAAGACAAGGGGCAATTAGGAGTCGGAAAATCTTGTCTCTGTAATCGATTTATGCGATCACTTAGCGACGACTACAGTGTTGATCATATATCGGTATTGTCGCAG TCGGATTTCAGCGGTCGAGTTGTTAACAACGATCATTTTCTATATTGGGGCGAGGTTGTCAAGTCCTCCGAAGACGGCACAGATTTTCAGTTCCAAGTTATTGAGCACACAGAATTTATCGACGACGCGTCATTTCAGCCGTTCAAAGGTGGGAAGATGGAGCCTTACGCTAAACGGTGCGCGGCCACAAAGATAACCAGTGCCGAAAAGCTGATGTATATATGTAAGAATCAGCTCGGCATAGAGAAAGAATACGAGCAGAAAGTGTTGCCGGATGGAAAGCTTAACATCGATGGATTTATATGTGTATTCGACGTTAGCGTTGTGCCTCACAGGTCGATAGAAAAGCAGGTAGAAATCGTTGCgaatatattgaacaatttgGTGAAGACAAAGAAGCCTGTGGTGTTGGTAACTACTAAAAATGACGACGCTAACGAACAGTACGTCAAGGAAGCAGAGAAGCTGGTAACGAGGAAAGAGTACAAAGGTGGAATTCTTATAGTCGAAACTTCGGCGcacgaaaatataaacattgaaCTTTCTTTTATGATACTGGCACAACTTATCGACAAAACTAAAATGCGCAGCAAAGTTATTCCCTTTGCCGAAGCCGCTAGAGCCAGAAAAGAGCTCCTCGACGCATCTACAGAATCTCTGCAGAGACTAATACGAATTCACGTTACCGATTACCGTGCCCTCTGGTCTCAGGCATCTAAGAAATTATCTCAACACAAGGAATTCGTTGCTTTTGTACAACTCTTTGGCATCGACGCTACTCAGAGGCTGTTCAGGCGGCATattaagaaattgaaagacGAACAAATGGCCAAGAAAATTCAAGGCTATTTGGATATGTTACCGGATGTACTTCACGAAATTTGTCCGGATATTGCAAATCTGATTAACGA agagTGGTCAACCGTTCAACAATTCATAAAAGAGCATCCAGATTTTCATCAGTATTTCTACGAATGTCCCGAAGATATACCGTGGATAGATTAtgattttggtgaaaataacGGCTCTAAGATACCCTACGACGTTCTAGAGACGCCGGAGGCTGAGACTGTGTTTAAAAATCACGTCAACGCTCTTCAACAAGAGCAAAAACGCTTGGA aTGGAAGAAACAGTTCAAACAGCTACTTGAAGAAACTGGGTACGTTACACCGGGCAAACACTTGTCGGAAGTCAGAGTTTTGTTCATGGGTAGAGAATGTTTCGAGGCATTGTCTCACGTCGATTGCCAAGAAATTTATGATCAGCATCAGAAAGAAATTATCGAAAAGGCGAAGCACAATTTTCAG GAGCTGCTTCTTGAACACGCAGatcttttttatcatttcaaaAGTATAGCACCGTCTGGAACAATTACTCAGGATGATATAAAGGAAATAACCGATGCCCTGGTCGATGATTTTAG GTATAAGGCTTTGGATAGGCTAGATCAAGACAGAAAATTAATGTTGTTTCAACATCTGGGTTTCGTCCACTGTCCGATCAGAGAACACTGTCCGGCGTTTCCAAATTGTATGGATGCTTTGATCGAGCGTATTTTAGGAACAAAAGCGCACag GCCATCTTCTTGGAACCACAGTAGTCAATGGCAGCTAACTTCCGATAATAATCAATTGAATTTGGTTATCTTGGGGTATAATGGACTGGGCGAAGAATTTGCATGCGAAATAAAAGCCCAGACTGAGGACGACGAGGTTGAAATTGACATGCAAATATACACTCTCGGTTATAGAGTTATCGAGGGTGATGTCGGTCTTCCTCACAATTCTTTCACGACCTCAGATTTCATGCCTCACG GATCATTTTGTATCTACTCAAACGAGGAATCCTTCGAATACATTCGATCTTCTCTTGAAAAGACTTTATTGTCCAACTTGGAACAGGAAGACAGGCTTCCCTTTCAAGGTCTCCCTATCGTTATCATGTTTGTAGCAGATGCCTGTATCGACGAAATGGAAGCCTTGAGGCTTCGCGAAGAAGGACAGAATTTAGCTGACAG cTTACAATGTCCATTCATCGATGTATGCGTCGAAGAATTGGAACAGAACAAAAGGTTTCCCGCCGCGCTGGTCAAAGACGCCCTGCAGCAGTTGATACAATCTATAAATCATCGAGCAGGATTTCTGAACATATATCAAAGCGTAATCGAGTGCTTAGAGCCGGACATAAG AATAATAATGTGCATGTTTTGCGGAGATCCGTACTCAGTGGAAAATGTTCTCGGCCCGTTACTTAGTCATCAATGCTGCTTCTTGAGCGGCGATCGCTCCATCGTGTTGGAGACATTTTTGGGCGAATCTAAAAGACGCGTCGCTGTTATTATATCTAGCTTTCACGGAGCTAACGCTTTCAGAGACGAACTAGTTCACGGCTTTATACTCGTCTATTCGACGAAAAGGAAAGCCTCTCTTGCTACGCTAAA TGCATTCTCAATGAACATTCCAAATCTGCCGATTCAAATAATGGCTGTGACGGACACTGGCggagcaaatgcttttttcaaTTCAGATCTGAGTCATTTATTGATAACTGAAGGTAACGCGACTGCCGATAGACTGCAGGCGCATTTCATGACTTCTGCTTCGAGTTGTCAACAAAAAA CCGCTTTCTACACTCCGTTCTTCAAGGAGgtttgggaaaaaaaaccgGAGATTGAGCAGGCCTTCAACATGGAGGAACCCGGCAATTTAAACGACAGTGGCGAAGGAACGCTGGAATACTCCGCTCTGCATCCAATGCCACCGCCTAGGCATGAAAGTTATCACCTTCAGACGCCCGACGACGG TATGTCTGTTACTTTTAGGAGTGGGTCTGAATCTTACGAGCAACTTACACCCGACGGTGATCTTGGGGAGTCGGGGCTTATTGAACATTTCCACGATAACAGAGCGACACCGAGCGACGACAGCGATATTTACAGCCACGTTGACTTTCATCGAGAGGATGCGGACAGGGAACTGTTAATAAAAGGCGCAGACGTGACCAGCAAATTAACTG GGTGGATGAAAGAGACGTTTATGCCTCAAGACGGGGGAATAAACAGATATTCTCATCGGGCGTTTACAACCGGTCGTCGCAATATATCTCAAACAAAACCTCGGCCGAAGGGAAATAGTCAGACGTTGAAACAACctgggaaaataaatttaaaagacTTTTCAAACGTCACGGATGTCATTGGAAGGATGAAGATAG CTTTCAGCGAGTCTGACTCGGATTCGAGTTCTCCAGAGCGGCAAAGGCCAATGGAATTCTTAGGTAAAGGTAACAAAAAATCATTGACGCACAAACGAATACGCAAAAAACGTACAGCTATACCTGTAGCTACCCCAAAAGTTCCGTTATTGTCAAGTTTGGGAGGCGGTGAAGGCATAACGCGACTCAATTATACGATTAAAGAGGACAAAAATTGGCGACATGATACCATGGAGAGAG TTTCCAGCGAAACTCCTGACAGCTCGGAGTCCAGTGAGCCTGATCATCTGTCCGGGCCACGAATTAAACCGCGCAAATCGGCTGTGCAGAATTTGAGAAAGCGATTTGGTAATCTTTCGGCACAACAAGAGTATTCATCCACCATGTTACAGCACCACCTGAACACTAAGCACATGTCTCAAGAGGCTCTTGGTGCACCTT ATAAACCGAGGATGGATAATGCTTACGGCAACATGCCTGACGACGAGTCTAGCCTGGAAGTTTCTTCCCCGAGGGAAATAAATTCTCCAAGT tTCGGCATATTGACCAAAGGTAAGGACGGCGATAAATTGGcgagaaaaaaagacaaacaaAAGGCCAaagaggatgaaaaattggaGAAGAGAAGACAGAAGGAGGAGAAGCTGAAAAGGAACGCGGAGAAGGAAAAGGAgcgggagaaaaagaaacagcaaaaacaaaagaacaCAAAGGGCGGAAGCGCTGGTACGATATCCGGCCAATCTCAGCAACAGCTTCTCATCGAGGACTTTGCACAAAGCGAGACGAATCGGATTCCACTTTTCCTTGAAAAATGCGTACAGTTCATCGAAGACGAAGGGTTGGACTCTGAGGGTATCTATAGAGTGCCAGGCAACAGAGCACACGTTGAACTTTTATTCCAGAAATTTGAGGAAG ATGGCAACATAGACATTCATTCCCTCGATATTCCGGTAAATGCAGTTGCCACCGCTCTTAAAGATTTCTTTTCAAAGAGGCTACCACCTCTTATTGACAAGGAACGAATGAGCGAGCTTGAGGACATTTCTG GGGCACGTGCGATCAGTAAACCAATGTCAGCTACTTGCATGAACATGGAAG atcGTAGCGGAAGACTGCTCGCTTTGAGACACAtgcttaaaaaattaaatccgATAAATTTTGAcgttctgaaatatatttttcagcattttGTAAA gGTAGCTGAGAATTGCAAATCGAATAGCATGGATAGTAAAAATTTAGCTATTTGTTGGTGGCCGACTTTGTTACCAATTGAATTCAACGACATGGGAAGGTTCGAGGCGATGAGGCCGTTCCTAGAAGACGTAGTTCAGACAATGATCGACCAATATCCGTTCCTCTTTTGTGGGAAAGAAGCTATCGTAATGGTTTAG